One stretch of Caldinitratiruptor microaerophilus DNA includes these proteins:
- a CDS encoding substrate-binding domain-containing protein yields the protein MNRVRARTGSDGEVAGLGDPGYRVLLTLGDDVPADRLFALLEAIVRLGSLNRAAAELGMSYRHAWGLVRRAEGRLNVRLLDRRVGGPEGGGADLTPAAQDLLARYRQFRAEVEGHAGVLAGQAPAPGRPDRRERALVLASTIGPVEVGLVPALAAAFLQETGIAVRPVAAGSGQALDMAREGRADLVLSHAPRQEEAFVAAGHGTGRFPVMYNDFVLVGPPDDPAGVRDAGSAVDALRRIAQCRAPFRSRGDRSGTHVRELELWRAAGVRPDAPWYQVDPLGAMGSVQMLREAARLGSYTLADRAAFLTAGVEGLAVLLAGDPALRNEFSLIPVSPLRVPWARHEEAAAFVRWATGPRGQALIAGFGKDRHGEPLFFPATPAGGAGTPPAGPVRRA from the coding sequence TTGAACCGGGTCCGGGCGCGAACCGGGTCCGATGGGGAGGTGGCCGGCCTGGGCGATCCCGGCTACCGCGTCCTGCTCACCCTGGGGGACGACGTCCCCGCCGACCGCCTCTTCGCGCTCCTGGAGGCGATCGTCCGCCTCGGGTCGCTGAACCGGGCCGCCGCGGAGCTCGGCATGTCGTACCGCCACGCGTGGGGCCTGGTCCGGCGCGCCGAGGGGCGCCTGAACGTCCGCCTTCTCGACCGGCGGGTCGGCGGCCCCGAAGGCGGCGGCGCCGACCTCACGCCGGCCGCACAGGACCTCCTCGCCCGCTACCGGCAGTTCCGGGCGGAGGTGGAGGGGCACGCCGGGGTCCTGGCGGGTCAGGCGCCCGCACCCGGGAGGCCGGACCGGCGGGAGCGGGCGCTCGTCCTGGCCAGCACGATCGGCCCGGTCGAGGTGGGCCTCGTGCCCGCCCTGGCCGCCGCCTTCCTCCAGGAGACCGGGATCGCCGTGCGCCCGGTCGCGGCGGGGAGCGGCCAGGCGCTGGACATGGCCCGGGAGGGCCGGGCCGACCTCGTCCTCAGCCACGCGCCCCGGCAGGAGGAGGCCTTCGTCGCGGCCGGCCACGGCACGGGGCGGTTCCCCGTGATGTACAACGACTTCGTTTTGGTCGGCCCGCCGGACGACCCGGCCGGGGTCCGGGATGCCGGCTCGGCCGTGGACGCGCTCCGGCGCATCGCCCAGTGCCGTGCGCCCTTCCGCAGCCGGGGCGACCGCTCCGGGACGCACGTACGGGAGCTGGAGCTCTGGCGGGCGGCTGGTGTCCGGCCGGATGCCCCCTGGTATCAAGTGGACCCGCTCGGGGCGATGGGGAGCGTGCAGATGCTGCGGGAGGCCGCCCGACTCGGATCCTACACGCTGGCCGACCGGGCGGCGTTTCTCACCGCCGGCGTGGAGGGTCTCGCCGTCCTCCTTGCCGGCGACCCGGCCCTGCGCAACGAGTTCAGCCTGATCCCCGTCAGCCCGCTCCGGGTCCCGTGGGCCCGGCACGAGGAGGCGGCGGCCTTCGTGCGGTGGGCGACGGGCCCCCGGGGACAGGCGCTGATCGCGGGGTTCGGCAAGGACCGCCACGGGGAGCCGCTCTTCTTCCCGGCGACGCCCGCCGGAGGCGCCGGCACGCCTCCGGCCGGGCCGGTGCGCCGGGCTTGA
- a CDS encoding substrate-binding domain-containing protein, translated as MEGRRVRAAVLVAFLAGVLAATACGRRPATTEAGAGQERGETTAQEAPKPATPDVILATTTSTQDSGLLDVLVPMFEQKTGYRVKTIAVGTGQALAMAERGEADVVLVHAPDAEKAVVEKGAVVDRRLVMHNDFVLVGPPDDPARVRGTGTAVEAFKRIAAAGALFVSRGDDSGTHKKEQSLWKAAGITPQGTWYQESGSGMGQTLNIASEKGGYTLTDRATYLALRKNLRLAIVLEGDAPLLNVYHVMRVNPQKFSKVNAEGGKAFVEFLVAPETQALIGKFGVDKFGQPLFFPDAGKREDELGAKS; from the coding sequence TTGGAGGGCAGGCGGGTACGTGCAGCTGTACTGGTTGCGTTCCTGGCAGGGGTCCTGGCGGCGACGGCTTGCGGAAGGCGGCCGGCGACCACGGAGGCGGGCGCAGGGCAAGAGCGGGGGGAGACCACGGCGCAAGAAGCGCCGAAGCCTGCCACCCCGGACGTGATCCTGGCCACCACCACCAGCACGCAGGACAGCGGGCTCCTGGACGTGCTGGTGCCGATGTTCGAGCAGAAGACGGGCTACCGGGTGAAGACCATCGCCGTCGGCACCGGACAGGCGCTGGCGATGGCCGAGCGCGGCGAGGCGGACGTTGTCCTGGTTCACGCACCGGATGCGGAGAAGGCGGTGGTGGAGAAGGGGGCGGTGGTGGACCGCCGGCTCGTCATGCACAACGACTTCGTCCTCGTGGGTCCGCCGGACGACCCGGCGCGGGTGCGGGGCACCGGCACCGCCGTGGAGGCCTTCAAGAGGATCGCCGCGGCGGGGGCGCTCTTCGTGTCCCGGGGCGACGACTCGGGCACGCACAAGAAGGAGCAGTCCCTCTGGAAAGCCGCCGGCATCACGCCGCAGGGCACCTGGTACCAGGAGTCCGGCTCCGGGATGGGCCAGACCCTGAACATCGCCTCGGAGAAAGGCGGCTACACCCTGACCGACCGGGCCACGTACCTCGCCCTCAGGAAGAACCTGCGCCTCGCCATCGTCCTGGAGGGCGACGCGCCCCTTCTCAACGTCTACCACGTCATGCGGGTGAACCCGCAGAAGTTCAGCAAGGTCAACGCGGAGGGGGGCAAGGCGTTCGTGGAATTCCTGGTCGCCCCCGAGACCCAGGCGCTCATCGGCAAGTTCGGGGTGGACAAGTTCGGACAGCCCCTGTTCTTCCCGGACGCCGGCAAGCGCGAAGACGAACTCGGCGCGAAGAGCTGA
- a CDS encoding ABC transporter permease, whose amino-acid sequence MDLVWQGLVRAFEMLLAGDPELGRITWLTLRVSGTATLVSVVLGVPTGVLLALGRFPGRRLLISLVNTGMGLPPVVVGLWVSLLLWRYGPLGFLNLMYTPAAMVIAQSVIATPVVAAFTVAGVGQLNPRLALQITAMGASRWQLYWLLVREARLSILAAVIAGFGSVVSEVGASMMVGGNVLGQTRVLTTATVMEVSKGNFDVALALSVILLALTYGVTAVLTLVQQRRRPA is encoded by the coding sequence ATGGACCTCGTGTGGCAGGGGCTCGTCAGGGCATTCGAGATGTTGCTTGCCGGAGACCCGGAACTGGGCCGCATCACGTGGCTCACGCTCCGGGTCTCCGGCACCGCCACGCTCGTCAGCGTCGTCCTCGGGGTGCCGACCGGGGTGCTCCTGGCGCTGGGCCGCTTCCCCGGCCGGCGGCTCCTCATCAGCCTCGTGAACACCGGCATGGGTCTGCCGCCGGTGGTGGTGGGGCTGTGGGTGAGCCTTCTCCTGTGGCGTTACGGTCCCCTGGGCTTCCTGAATCTCATGTACACCCCGGCCGCCATGGTGATCGCCCAGTCGGTCATCGCGACCCCGGTGGTGGCCGCCTTCACGGTGGCGGGGGTGGGGCAGCTGAATCCCCGCCTGGCCCTGCAGATCACGGCCATGGGCGCCTCCCGCTGGCAACTTTACTGGCTCCTGGTGCGTGAAGCCCGCCTCTCGATCCTGGCGGCGGTCATCGCCGGCTTCGGTTCGGTCGTCTCCGAGGTCGGGGCGTCCATGATGGTTGGCGGGAACGTGCTGGGCCAGACCCGGGTCCTGACGACCGCAACGGTCATGGAGGTGTCCAAGGGGAACTTCGACGTGGCGCTGGCCCTCAGCGTGATCCTCCTGGCCCTGACCTACGGCGTCACGGCGGTGCTCACGCTGGTCCAGCAGAGGAGGCGACCGGCGTGA
- a CDS encoding ABC transporter ATP-binding protein, translating to MTPPILAAYGLRLVREGRAVLDIPSLEVREGEVLAVIGPNGAGKTSLLLSLALLLPAEMDYRFGGRPVRLPQESLALRRQMAVVFQEPLLLDTTVLENVVLPQRLRGVPRAEARSRAEEWLERLGVSHLARRHAHGLSGGEAQRVSLARALVTRPRVLFLDEPFASLDVVTRGDLLRDLPALLRAVGATALFVTHDFTEIPPIADRVAVLSGGRLVQIGTPREVFTRPAGELVSRLVRHAADLVRALGGDPAHGSGAAEVH from the coding sequence GTGACCCCGCCCATCCTCGCGGCGTACGGCCTGCGCCTGGTGCGCGAGGGCCGGGCCGTCCTCGACATCCCCAGCCTGGAGGTGCGGGAGGGGGAGGTCCTGGCGGTGATCGGGCCCAACGGCGCGGGCAAGACGAGCCTGCTCCTGAGCCTGGCCCTGCTGCTCCCGGCCGAGATGGACTACCGCTTCGGCGGGCGCCCGGTCCGGCTGCCCCAGGAGAGCCTGGCGCTCCGGCGGCAGATGGCCGTCGTCTTCCAGGAGCCGCTCCTCCTGGACACGACCGTGCTGGAGAACGTGGTGTTGCCCCAGCGGCTGCGCGGGGTGCCGCGGGCCGAAGCCCGGTCCCGGGCAGAGGAGTGGCTCGAGCGCCTCGGTGTCTCCCACCTGGCGCGGCGGCACGCGCACGGGCTCTCCGGCGGAGAAGCGCAGCGCGTGAGCCTGGCCCGGGCCCTGGTGACCCGGCCGCGGGTCCTCTTCCTGGACGAACCCTTCGCCTCCCTCGACGTCGTCACCCGGGGCGACCTCCTCCGGGACCTGCCTGCCCTCCTGAGGGCGGTGGGTGCAACGGCGCTCTTCGTCACCCACGACTTCACGGAGATCCCGCCGATCGCCGATCGGGTCGCTGTACTGAGCGGCGGGCGACTCGTGCAGATCGGCACGCCCCGGGAGGTGTTCACCCGCCCGGCAGGAGAGCTGGTGTCACGCCTCGTGCGCCATGCGGCGGATCTCGTCCGGGCGCTCGGCGGCGATCCCGCCCACGGGAGCGGCGCGGCGGAGGTGCACTGA
- a CDS encoding RNA polymerase sigma factor, with product MDEATLIRQARRGDRQAFGELFRLHVGDAVRAAYAVTRDWEAAEDAVQEAFIRAFAALPSFDPERPFRPWLFRIVVREARRAAGRLRRTVPVPEAGLPQPVRTAASAEAEVLRRDRARALGEAIRMLGPRRAVAVVLKYLLGFKEEEIAGLLGVPRSTVKSRLHEARRDLGRLLGPDLGDESEWIPGSAG from the coding sequence ATGGACGAGGCGACGCTCATCCGGCAGGCGCGCCGGGGCGACCGGCAGGCGTTCGGCGAACTGTTCCGGCTGCACGTCGGTGACGCCGTGCGCGCGGCGTATGCGGTGACGCGGGACTGGGAGGCCGCGGAGGACGCCGTGCAGGAGGCGTTCATCCGCGCGTTCGCCGCTCTGCCTTCCTTCGACCCGGAGCGGCCCTTCCGGCCCTGGCTCTTCCGCATCGTCGTCCGCGAGGCGCGGCGCGCCGCCGGCCGGCTGCGCCGCACGGTGCCCGTGCCCGAGGCCGGACTGCCCCAGCCGGTCCGCACGGCGGCTTCCGCCGAGGCCGAGGTCCTGCGCCGTGACCGCGCCCGCGCCCTCGGCGAGGCGATCCGCATGCTGGGTCCGCGCCGGGCCGTCGCCGTCGTCCTGAAGTACCTCCTGGGCTTCAAGGAGGAGGAGATCGCCGGCCTCCTCGGCGTGCCGCGGTCGACGGTGAAGTCGCGCCTTCACGAGGCACGCCGGGACCTCGGGCGTCTCCTCGGTCCCGACTTGGGGGATGAGTCGGAATGGATCCCTGGGAGCGCCGGCTAG
- a CDS encoding COG1470 family protein, whose amino-acid sequence MRFVPYRLRQGAHAALLALAVTVAAGAAAPGRAAAAIGLSTRFPGVSVKPGQRVDFSLDVTNIGQPGGPVDLAVTEVPKGWETPTFQGGGFRVNQVYVASGKSESVNLAVRVPDSVQPGTYRVVVQARGGGSVATLPLQLVISQARAAEARLTTEYPALEGPAGATYRFRVDLRNDGDAKQLFNLAAKAPEGWQVVFKPAFDDKRIANVPVEGGSSQGIDVEVQAPQQVAAGTYPITVSASAGGVTATLDLSVNIVGSMEMELTTPSGRLNAEATAGREARVALLVKNTGTAPLENISFSSSAPPNWSVKFDPETLVSVPPGESRQVTAIIRTDSRAIAGDYVVSLTASTRGASDTVDLRTTVLTSTAWGVTGAGIIVLVALGVSWVFKKYGRR is encoded by the coding sequence ATGCGATTTGTCCCGTACCGGCTCCGCCAGGGGGCGCACGCCGCCCTGCTGGCCCTGGCGGTGACCGTGGCCGCCGGCGCCGCGGCGCCGGGCCGGGCCGCTGCGGCCATCGGCCTTTCGACCCGCTTCCCCGGGGTGAGCGTCAAGCCCGGCCAGCGGGTGGACTTTTCGCTTGACGTGACGAACATCGGCCAGCCCGGCGGCCCGGTCGACCTCGCGGTGACCGAGGTCCCCAAGGGCTGGGAGACGCCCACCTTCCAGGGCGGCGGCTTCCGCGTCAACCAGGTGTACGTCGCCTCGGGCAAGAGCGAGTCGGTGAACCTGGCCGTGCGGGTGCCGGACAGCGTCCAGCCCGGCACGTACCGGGTCGTCGTCCAGGCCCGGGGCGGCGGCTCCGTGGCCACGCTTCCCCTGCAGCTCGTGATCAGCCAGGCCCGGGCGGCCGAGGCCCGGCTCACCACGGAGTACCCGGCGCTCGAGGGGCCCGCCGGGGCCACGTACCGGTTCCGGGTGGACCTCCGGAACGACGGCGACGCCAAGCAGCTCTTCAACCTGGCGGCCAAGGCGCCGGAGGGCTGGCAGGTCGTCTTCAAGCCTGCCTTCGACGACAAGCGCATCGCCAACGTGCCTGTCGAGGGCGGCAGCTCCCAGGGGATCGACGTCGAGGTGCAGGCGCCGCAGCAGGTGGCGGCCGGGACGTACCCGATCACCGTGTCGGCGTCCGCCGGCGGCGTGACCGCCACGCTCGACCTGTCCGTGAACATCGTCGGGAGCATGGAGATGGAGCTCACCACCCCGTCGGGCCGGCTGAACGCTGAGGCCACGGCCGGCCGCGAGGCCCGCGTGGCGCTCCTGGTGAAGAACACGGGCACGGCGCCCCTGGAGAACATCAGCTTCTCCTCGTCCGCGCCGCCCAACTGGTCGGTGAAGTTCGACCCGGAGACCCTGGTGTCGGTCCCCCCGGGCGAGTCCCGACAGGTGACGGCCATCATCCGAACGGATAGCCGGGCGATCGCCGGCGACTACGTGGTCTCCCTGACCGCCTCGACCCGGGGCGCGTCGGACACCGTCGACCTGCGCACGACCGTCCTGACCTCCACGGCCTGGGGGGTCACGGGCGCCGGGATCATCGTGCTGGTGGCGCTCGGGGTGAGCTGGGTCTTCAAGAAGTACGGCCGGAGGTAG
- a CDS encoding ABC transporter ATP-binding protein, with protein MPDAVIEARGLTKRYGDLTAVSDLNLEIREGEVFGLLGPNGAGKTTTILMLLGLTEPTAGTARVAGFDPTRQPLEVKRVTGYLPDNVGFYDDMTGRQNLLYTAALNGLPRGEAESRIERLLERVGLAEAADRRVGTYSRGMRQRLGLADVLLKEPRVVILDEPTLGLDPKGAQEFLVLIRTLATEERRTVLLSSHLLYQVQQICDRVGIFVRGRMLAEGPIEELADRILGHEPLLVEMELQPAPAAAVDAIRSVAGVESVEEDGRLLLVRAGRDVRADLVRAATAAGAGVVHLRQRGRTLDEVYRRYFQADGGEYGHDDARSPLAAKGA; from the coding sequence ATGCCGGACGCGGTGATCGAGGCCCGTGGCCTCACCAAGCGGTACGGCGACCTCACGGCCGTCAGCGACCTGAACCTGGAGATCCGCGAGGGCGAGGTCTTCGGCCTGCTGGGCCCCAACGGAGCCGGCAAGACCACGACGATCCTCATGCTGCTGGGCCTGACCGAACCGACCGCCGGCACGGCCCGGGTGGCGGGGTTCGATCCGACCCGGCAGCCGCTGGAGGTCAAGCGGGTCACGGGGTACCTGCCGGACAACGTGGGCTTCTACGACGACATGACCGGCCGCCAGAACCTGCTCTACACGGCGGCGCTGAACGGCCTGCCCCGCGGCGAGGCGGAGAGCCGCATCGAGCGCCTGCTGGAGCGGGTCGGGCTCGCGGAGGCGGCGGACCGGCGGGTCGGTACCTACTCCCGGGGCATGCGCCAGCGCCTCGGGCTGGCGGACGTGCTGCTGAAGGAGCCCCGGGTGGTCATCCTCGACGAGCCCACGCTCGGTCTGGACCCGAAGGGCGCCCAGGAGTTCCTCGTCCTCATCCGCACCCTGGCGACGGAGGAGCGCCGGACCGTGCTCCTCTCCTCCCACCTGCTGTACCAGGTTCAGCAGATCTGCGACCGGGTCGGGATCTTCGTCCGGGGGCGGATGCTGGCAGAGGGGCCCATCGAGGAGCTGGCGGACCGCATCCTCGGCCACGAGCCGCTCCTGGTCGAGATGGAGCTGCAGCCTGCCCCGGCCGCGGCCGTTGACGCCATCCGCTCCGTGGCGGGCGTCGAGTCCGTCGAGGAGGACGGGCGGCTGCTCCTGGTGCGGGCCGGCCGGGACGTCCGGGCCGACCTGGTCCGGGCGGCCACGGCCGCCGGCGCCGGCGTGGTGCACCTGCGCCAGAGGGGCCGGACCCTCGACGAGGTTTACCGCCGTTACTTCCAGGCGGATGGGGGTGAGTACGGCCATGACGACGCCCGTTCGCCGCTGGCCGCTAAGGGCGCTTGA
- a CDS encoding ABC transporter permease has protein sequence MTTPVRRWPLRALDRLRAIGQAGGTGRAGAGAVPRAEAREEPARRLPAGLWAVFLKELGDHVTSWRFIILTGLVAVAGLAATYVASLTIRGAVAGSGTPDFVFLRLFTASDGRLPPFTAFVGFLAPLFGLALGFDAISGEFNRRTLSRLLAQPIHRDAVIHGKFLAGVATVGAMLLALWLVVAGLGLSMIGVPPTGEEVLRLLIFLAVTVVYVAFWLALAILFSIVFRQSATSALAGIAVWLFFAVFGSLLAGLVADSLVPMPQDAPAEVVLRHEQVRQALGRLSPVTLYDEAVVTLLTPSVRTLGPVLLEQVVGAIQGNLPLGQSVLLIWPHLTGLVAATMICFALSYVLFMRREIRA, from the coding sequence ATGACGACGCCCGTTCGCCGCTGGCCGCTAAGGGCGCTTGACCGCCTCCGGGCGATCGGCCAGGCCGGCGGGACCGGCCGGGCCGGCGCGGGGGCGGTCCCCCGGGCCGAGGCCCGCGAGGAGCCGGCCCGGCGTCTCCCCGCCGGGCTCTGGGCGGTGTTCCTGAAGGAGCTGGGCGACCACGTCACGAGCTGGCGCTTCATCATCTTGACCGGGCTCGTGGCGGTCGCCGGGCTGGCGGCGACCTACGTGGCCTCGCTCACCATCCGTGGGGCGGTGGCGGGCTCCGGCACGCCCGACTTCGTCTTCCTTCGCCTCTTCACAGCGTCCGACGGGCGGCTGCCGCCCTTCACCGCTTTCGTCGGCTTCCTGGCGCCGCTGTTCGGGCTGGCGCTCGGGTTCGACGCCATCTCCGGCGAATTCAACCGGCGGACGCTCAGCCGGCTGCTCGCCCAGCCGATCCACCGCGACGCGGTCATCCACGGGAAGTTCCTGGCCGGCGTGGCCACCGTCGGCGCCATGCTGCTCGCCCTGTGGCTGGTGGTGGCCGGCCTGGGGCTGTCGATGATCGGGGTGCCGCCGACCGGCGAGGAGGTCCTCCGCCTCCTCATCTTCCTGGCCGTCACCGTGGTCTACGTGGCCTTCTGGCTCGCCCTGGCGATCCTGTTCTCGATCGTGTTCCGGCAGTCGGCCACCTCCGCCCTGGCGGGGATCGCCGTGTGGCTCTTCTTCGCCGTCTTCGGCTCGCTCCTGGCCGGCCTGGTGGCCGACTCCCTGGTGCCGATGCCCCAGGACGCGCCCGCCGAGGTGGTCCTGCGCCACGAGCAGGTCCGGCAGGCGCTCGGCCGCCTGTCGCCCGTGACGCTGTACGACGAGGCGGTCGTCACCCTGCTGACGCCCTCGGTGCGGACGCTGGGGCCGGTGCTGCTCGAGCAGGTCGTCGGGGCGATCCAGGGCAACCTGCCGCTCGGCCAGAGCGTGCTACTGATCTGGCCCCACCTGACCGGGCTCGTGGCGGCGACGATGATCTGCTTCGCCCTGTCCTACGTGCTGTTCATGCGGCGCGAGATCCGGGCGTAG
- a CDS encoding HpcH/HpaI aldolase family protein, translating into METNRVKRQLQVGTPSIGTWLTVPSPFVAETLAAAGFDWLTVDMEHSPFDWHTAALMFMAVRSQGGVPLVRIPWNTGENIKRALDYGAWGIVVPMVNSREEAEAAVAGAKYPPQGIRSVGGARHALSFAAKPAEYFARANDEILVVLQIEHIRAVENVDAIVSVPGVDAVFIGPNDLAASMGLPPGYERDEPQVVQAIRHVRERAAAHGVAAGIHCSDGAAVARRVEEGFRLLALGSDGRLLTQAAVEQLRRARREPV; encoded by the coding sequence ATGGAGACCAACCGGGTGAAGCGGCAGCTGCAGGTGGGGACCCCGAGCATCGGCACCTGGCTGACGGTGCCCAGCCCCTTCGTGGCGGAAACGCTGGCCGCGGCCGGCTTCGACTGGCTCACCGTGGACATGGAGCACTCGCCCTTCGACTGGCACACCGCTGCGCTCATGTTCATGGCGGTGCGGTCGCAGGGCGGCGTCCCCCTCGTCCGCATCCCCTGGAACACGGGGGAGAACATCAAGCGGGCGCTGGATTACGGCGCCTGGGGGATCGTCGTGCCGATGGTGAACTCCCGCGAGGAGGCGGAGGCGGCCGTGGCCGGCGCGAAGTACCCGCCCCAGGGGATCCGGAGCGTCGGCGGGGCGCGCCACGCCCTGAGCTTCGCCGCCAAGCCGGCCGAGTACTTCGCCCGGGCGAACGACGAGATCCTGGTCGTCCTGCAGATCGAACACATCCGGGCCGTCGAGAACGTCGACGCCATCGTCTCGGTGCCCGGCGTCGACGCCGTGTTCATCGGCCCGAACGACCTCGCCGCCTCCATGGGGCTGCCGCCCGGGTACGAGCGGGACGAACCGCAGGTCGTCCAGGCGATCCGGCACGTGCGGGAGCGGGCCGCCGCGCACGGTGTGGCGGCCGGGATCCACTGCAGCGACGGGGCTGCGGTCGCCCGACGGGTGGAGGAGGGGTTCCGGCTCCTGGCGCTGGGGAGCGACGGCCGCCTCCTGACCCAGGCCGCCGTCGAGCAACTCCGGCGGGCGCGGCGGGAGCCCGTTTGA
- a CDS encoding cyclophilin-like family protein: protein MNVEPGKTQETVDAGDVGYGPPGRAVCRFYGPTPVSGPGEIRPASPVAVFGRLDGDPAALRQARGHRVRVDRVE from the coding sequence GTGAACGTCGAACCCGGGAAGACCCAGGAGACCGTCGACGCCGGGGACGTGGGCTACGGGCCTCCCGGCCGGGCGGTGTGCCGCTTCTACGGACCGACCCCCGTGAGCGGCCCCGGCGAGATCCGCCCGGCGAGCCCGGTGGCGGTGTTCGGCCGGCTCGATGGCGACCCGGCGGCGCTCCGGCAGGCGCGCGGGCACCGGGTCCGCGTGGACCGGGTGGAGTAA
- the corA gene encoding magnesium/cobalt transporter CorA: MIRALMAGPEGVREVEPASLGEVLRQLAGDQPLGRGGTGGPFLWVDLDAPTGEEWELLTGVFRFHPLAVEDCQSFTELPKLDVYPDYLFIVLHQVEPAGTRRVRRDELDVFLGPRYLVTVHVDPVEVVGKQWERERQGKGALAQGADMLFHALADALVDQYIPVLEGLQDRLEEMITGLLDESPHPRLPRVTLAIRRQLLRLRHSLEPQREVFARLAQRSTPFVSERAREYLRDVHDHSDRLVGLLALNRELVTYAVDLYLALGNNRMNAIVQRLTIVTTIFMPLTLITGIYGMNFRFMPELEHPYGYPAVLALIAALGIGLYLYFWRRGWLEPVPIPPRRRRPDRGPESRHPPLPPGEASRGRAGGPPSGPRTDG, encoded by the coding sequence ATGATCCGGGCACTCATGGCAGGACCGGAGGGCGTGCGGGAGGTGGAGCCCGCCTCGCTGGGGGAGGTCCTGCGGCAGCTCGCCGGGGACCAGCCTCTGGGGCGGGGCGGGACCGGCGGCCCCTTTCTCTGGGTCGACCTGGACGCTCCCACGGGCGAGGAATGGGAACTCCTGACCGGCGTGTTCCGCTTCCACCCCCTGGCTGTCGAGGACTGCCAGAGCTTCACGGAGCTGCCCAAGCTCGACGTGTACCCGGACTACCTCTTCATCGTGCTGCACCAGGTCGAGCCGGCCGGGACGAGGCGGGTGCGGCGGGACGAGCTGGACGTGTTCCTCGGCCCGCGCTACCTCGTGACGGTCCACGTCGACCCGGTGGAGGTGGTCGGCAAGCAGTGGGAGCGGGAGCGCCAGGGGAAGGGCGCGCTCGCCCAGGGAGCCGACATGCTGTTCCACGCCCTCGCCGACGCCCTCGTCGACCAGTACATCCCGGTGCTCGAGGGGCTGCAGGACCGCCTGGAGGAGATGATCACGGGCCTTCTCGACGAGTCCCCGCACCCCCGGCTGCCCCGGGTCACCCTGGCCATCCGCCGCCAGCTGCTGCGCCTGCGCCACAGCCTGGAGCCGCAGCGGGAGGTGTTCGCCCGGCTGGCCCAGCGGTCGACCCCCTTCGTCTCCGAGCGCGCCCGGGAGTACCTGCGGGACGTCCACGACCACTCGGACCGCCTCGTGGGGCTCCTGGCGCTCAACCGGGAGCTCGTGACCTATGCCGTCGACCTGTACCTGGCCCTCGGCAACAACCGGATGAACGCGATCGTCCAGCGCCTCACCATCGTCACCACGATCTTCATGCCGCTGACACTCATCACCGGCATCTACGGGATGAACTTCCGCTTCATGCCCGAACTCGAGCATCCGTACGGTTACCCGGCGGTGCTCGCCCTCATCGCAGCGCTCGGCATCGGTCTCTACCTGTACTTCTGGCGCAGGGGCTGGTTGGAGCCCGTACCGATCCCCCCTAGGCGAAGACGGCCGGATCGAGGTCCGGAAAGCAGGCATCCTCCTCTTCCACCTGGCGAAGCCAGTCGGGGTCGGGCCGGCGGCCCGCCGTCAGGTCCTCGTACAGACGGGTGA